The following proteins come from a genomic window of Paenibacillus sp. CAA11:
- a CDS encoding HSP90 family protein, whose amino-acid sequence MSNQDNYRFQVNLSGMINILSNHLYSNPKVYLREVLQNAIDAVTARKKLDSSYEGRINIELSGSGSGATLIIEDNGVGLNEAEVHEFLAMIGQSSKRGATDVLVQETSFIGRFGIGLLSCFMVSDEIVMLTQSAKGGPSLEWRGNPDGTYSIRHLEQSLEPGTKVFLRCKPDCEMYYDPENLEKWLYDYGALLPYPIQLQTAQMTKVVNHDRPIWLSQPELARSCRDEVLEFGNKLLGERFHDFIPLQTATGRTGGIAFILPQAVNLNAKKSHRVYLKHMLVSDKAENILPDWAFFVKCLVWTDELQPTASREHFYENETLEQVRTELGESIRSELMRMAETDPDRLQNIIRLHALSMKALAAEDVEFYRIIYRWLPFESTYGRRSLGELLKEVKEGRSLYFTYTLDEYRQITHVAAAQAMLVINGGYVYDTELLSRLPEVHPSVNAERLLPEDVSLSFTDITPEERLQLYELTRIADAALQRFRCQVQVRRFKPADLPALFTLSQESSSLRSLEKAEEVSTPAFSSVLSSLTGKFEESAYATLYLNLDNPVVSRIFQPQHAQMLVVAVEMLYVNSLMLGHYPMSRAEMGVLNQGILQFMEWGLSANANNNTAHGGQE is encoded by the coding sequence ATGAGCAATCAGGACAATTACCGCTTTCAAGTGAATTTAAGCGGCATGATAAATATTTTATCTAATCATCTATACAGCAACCCTAAGGTTTACTTACGGGAAGTTCTTCAGAATGCAATTGATGCAGTAACCGCTAGGAAGAAACTCGATTCGTCCTACGAAGGGCGGATTAATATTGAGCTATCCGGCTCCGGCAGTGGGGCTACCTTAATCATTGAAGATAACGGCGTAGGACTCAATGAAGCGGAGGTCCATGAGTTTCTGGCGATGATCGGACAGTCCTCCAAGCGAGGAGCGACGGATGTTCTGGTCCAGGAGACCTCGTTCATCGGACGCTTTGGCATCGGCCTGTTATCCTGCTTCATGGTCAGTGATGAGATCGTTATGCTGACGCAATCCGCCAAGGGGGGACCATCGTTGGAATGGCGGGGCAATCCTGACGGTACCTACAGCATTCGTCATCTAGAGCAATCGCTTGAGCCAGGCACCAAGGTATTCCTTCGCTGCAAGCCGGACTGCGAGATGTATTATGATCCCGAGAATTTGGAGAAGTGGCTGTATGATTATGGAGCCTTGCTCCCGTATCCGATTCAGCTGCAGACCGCGCAGATGACCAAGGTCGTCAATCACGATCGGCCAATCTGGCTGTCCCAGCCTGAGCTGGCTCGCAGCTGCAGGGACGAAGTGCTGGAGTTCGGAAACAAGCTGCTCGGCGAGCGATTCCATGATTTTATTCCGCTGCAGACAGCGACAGGACGCACGGGAGGCATTGCCTTCATTCTCCCTCAGGCAGTTAATCTGAACGCCAAGAAGTCGCACCGGGTATATTTGAAGCACATGCTGGTATCTGATAAAGCGGAGAATATTTTGCCGGACTGGGCTTTCTTCGTGAAATGTCTCGTATGGACTGACGAACTCCAGCCTACGGCATCCCGCGAGCATTTCTATGAGAACGAGACGCTGGAACAGGTTCGCACAGAGCTCGGTGAGTCTATTCGCAGTGAGCTGATGCGCATGGCGGAGACAGATCCTGACCGGCTGCAGAATATTATCCGGCTGCATGCTCTGTCTATGAAGGCTTTGGCCGCAGAGGATGTGGAGTTCTACCGGATCATTTACCGCTGGCTGCCGTTTGAGAGCACTTATGGACGGCGCAGCTTGGGTGAGCTGCTGAAGGAAGTGAAGGAAGGCAGATCGCTTTATTTCACCTATACCCTGGATGAGTACCGTCAAATTACCCATGTAGCTGCTGCACAGGCCATGCTGGTTATTAACGGCGGATATGTGTACGATACAGAGCTGCTCTCTCGGCTGCCGGAGGTTCATCCAAGCGTAAATGCAGAGCGCCTGCTGCCAGAGGATGTATCCCTTTCCTTCACGGATATTACGCCAGAGGAGCGCTTGCAGCTGTATGAGCTGACACGCATCGCGGACGCGGCGCTGCAGCGGTTCCGCTGCCAGGTGCAAGTTAGACGGTTCAAGCCGGCCGATCTACCGGCCCTGTTCACCTTGTCCCAGGAGTCATCCAGCCTTCGTTCCCTGGAAAAGGCAGAGGAAGTAAGCACGCCGGCTTTCTCTTCTGTGTTAAGCAGCCTGACCGGCAAGTTTGAGGAGTCGGCTTATGCTACTCTTTACCTGAACCTAGATAACCCGGTGGTGTCGCGAATCTTCCAGCCGCAGCATGCTCAGATGCTGGTGGTTGCCGTAGAGATGCTTTACGTCAATTCGCTGATGTTGGGACACTATCCGATGAGCCGTGCAGAGATGGGTGTACTGAACCAAGGGATTTTGCAATTTATGGAGTGGGGATTGTCGGCTAATGCGAATAACAATACAGCTCATGGAGGTCAAGAATAA
- a CDS encoding metallophosphoesterase family protein has protein sequence MMTIRIKYLSKEPAEFLGYTTAVRGDGPVAHTVLPIYFGEVTGLGDELDALIVTSDLQGTAETKQGDRLLGEILPDFLAVLLGVEKPDLELERMAVLLCGDLYADPQHMGSSGDPLPVWRAFGQNFGRVIGVNGNHDLVDDAGVRELTEAQDMVYFHSPGCVKVQQLPIAGLSGIPGRTDKPNRMVEEDYIQVLKSLLKKGPELVLLHQCPAVPEAGCAGHWGTREVIEKAEPTLICCGHVHWGQPLVELDNRTQILNADGRVFILVNSKHTGGQ, from the coding sequence ATGATGACCATAAGGATCAAATACTTATCGAAGGAGCCCGCAGAGTTCCTGGGATATACCACAGCAGTCCGTGGAGACGGCCCGGTAGCCCATACGGTGCTTCCTATCTACTTTGGTGAGGTCACAGGCCTTGGCGATGAGCTGGATGCTTTGATTGTTACCTCGGATTTGCAGGGGACGGCCGAAACAAAGCAGGGAGACCGCTTGCTCGGAGAGATCCTGCCGGATTTCCTGGCGGTTCTGCTTGGTGTGGAGAAGCCAGATCTAGAACTTGAGCGGATGGCCGTACTGCTATGCGGCGATTTATATGCCGATCCGCAGCATATGGGCTCCAGCGGAGATCCTCTGCCTGTATGGCGGGCGTTCGGACAGAACTTCGGCAGGGTGATCGGCGTTAACGGCAATCACGATCTGGTGGATGATGCAGGGGTTCGTGAGCTCACGGAGGCACAGGATATGGTGTACTTTCATTCGCCAGGCTGCGTGAAGGTGCAGCAGCTGCCCATTGCGGGATTAAGCGGCATTCCAGGCCGGACCGACAAGCCTAACCGGATGGTGGAGGAAGATTATATCCAGGTGCTGAAATCCCTGCTGAAGAAGGGCCCAGAGCTTGTGCTGCTGCACCAGTGTCCAGCGGTTCCAGAGGCAGGCTGTGCCGGGCATTGGGGGACCCGGGAAGTGATCGAGAAGGCAGAGCCCACATTGATTTGCTGTGGACATGTTCATTGGGGTCAGCCGTTAGTGGAGCTGGATAATAGGACTCAAATTCTGAATGCTGACGGGCGGGTCTTTATATTGGTGAACTCTAAGCACACAGGAGGACAATAA
- a CDS encoding ribosomal maturation YjgA family protein — MNLQRRLLYLGAFVLCMMLGLGSRAFQDGMPFFIKEHAGDALWAGMVYFGFRVLLVKRSFQAAAGGSLIFCFAIEFGQLYQADWLNSLRLTVLGALILGRGFLAADLARYMAGIALAWGVDYFILKRMFRA, encoded by the coding sequence ATGAACTTACAGCGCAGGTTATTGTATTTAGGGGCCTTTGTACTGTGCATGATGCTGGGACTGGGATCAAGAGCATTCCAGGATGGTATGCCTTTTTTTATCAAGGAGCATGCAGGAGATGCCCTGTGGGCCGGTATGGTTTACTTTGGTTTTAGAGTTCTGCTTGTCAAGCGCAGCTTCCAGGCTGCAGCGGGAGGGAGTCTGATCTTCTGCTTTGCTATAGAGTTCGGCCAGCTGTACCAAGCGGATTGGCTGAACAGCCTGCGCTTAACCGTACTCGGTGCGCTGATTCTTGGAAGAGGCTTTCTGGCCGCCGATTTAGCCCGTTATATGGCAGGAATTGCGCTGGCCTGGGGAGTGGACTACTTTATTTTAAAGCGAATGTTCAGAGCTTAA
- a CDS encoding spore coat protein, with product MTHYPHLAWHETLDMHELVAFQANGLMKLKRSVKEVRDPALRGLYIQAIQALENNLRELLAFYPKAPHPSMARDHLAPDPETSFFAGDLLGLAKTNVRNYAIAITETATPQLREVLTKQINGAIKLHADIFYFMLQRGYYPSYNLDQLLAVDVQNVQRALSM from the coding sequence ATGACCCACTATCCGCATCTGGCTTGGCATGAAACGCTGGATATGCATGAGCTGGTTGCTTTTCAGGCCAACGGCCTGATGAAGCTCAAACGCTCCGTCAAAGAAGTACGCGACCCGGCACTGAGAGGCTTGTACATCCAAGCCATTCAAGCACTTGAGAATAACCTGCGGGAGCTCCTCGCCTTCTATCCCAAGGCACCTCACCCTTCTATGGCTCGCGATCACCTGGCACCGGACCCTGAAACCAGCTTTTTTGCCGGGGACTTGCTTGGCTTGGCTAAGACCAACGTGAGAAACTACGCGATCGCCATTACCGAGACAGCTACTCCGCAGCTGCGGGAGGTGCTGACCAAGCAAATCAACGGAGCCATTAAGCTGCATGCCGATATCTTCTACTTCATGCTGCAGCGCGGCTATTATCCTTCCTATAACCTGGACCAGCTGCTTGCTGTTGACGTGCAGAATGTACAGCGGGCCTTGTCGATGTAA
- a CDS encoding YoaK family protein, whose amino-acid sequence MNTIKQMMHLHKITTESLRLGILLAIVGGYLDAYTFVGRDGVFANAQTGNIVLLAVGAAEGNWSKALIQIPPIIAFILGVIVAEMIKKHSTHRSAFDFARAILITESLILFAIGFVPDSVPNIVVTVTISFVASLQVSAFRKLIDSPYASTMCTGNLRSASQEAFSAFMQKDPLSAMRAIRYGTIILFFIGGAVIGGLFTLHVGAKAVWGAAIVLAGSFILFTKEERHPHNSVS is encoded by the coding sequence ATGAATACAATCAAACAAATGATGCACCTGCACAAAATTACTACAGAATCCCTGCGTCTAGGCATTCTGCTGGCCATCGTCGGCGGTTACCTGGACGCTTATACGTTTGTAGGCAGGGACGGCGTGTTCGCCAATGCTCAGACCGGCAATATCGTGCTCCTTGCCGTAGGAGCAGCCGAAGGAAATTGGAGCAAGGCTCTCATTCAAATCCCGCCGATTATCGCCTTCATTCTCGGGGTGATCGTTGCCGAAATGATCAAGAAGCATTCGACACACCGATCAGCCTTTGATTTTGCCCGCGCCATCCTGATCACAGAAAGCCTCATTCTGTTCGCCATAGGCTTTGTACCGGACAGTGTACCTAACATCGTCGTTACGGTCACGATTTCATTTGTCGCTTCCCTTCAGGTTTCCGCTTTCCGCAAACTCATAGATTCTCCATACGCTTCAACCATGTGTACGGGTAACCTGCGTTCAGCTTCTCAGGAGGCCTTTTCAGCGTTCATGCAAAAAGACCCCCTCTCGGCCATGCGCGCGATCCGCTATGGGACGATCATTCTCTTCTTCATTGGGGGAGCCGTCATTGGCGGTCTATTCACCCTCCATGTTGGTGCCAAAGCAGTCTGGGGGGCTGCCATCGTGCTGGCAGGCTCATTCATCCTGTTCACTAAGGAAGAACGCCATCCCCATAATTCCGTTTCATAA
- a CDS encoding SPFH domain-containing protein produces the protein MFGFKYVKFQPSEYVMKMKKGRVVQEGVGLSFYYYEPTTSVVVVPVSSIDVPFMFEEITSDYQTVTVQGQLTYRIVDYRTTAQILNYTYNLKKNQYLSDDPGRLAQRVINIAKVLMKKQLEQMPLREAIQSSERLARSITTEIGNNEELSKLGIELMGLSILAVLPNKETQRALEAQAREEILRQADEALYERRNASIQQERLVKENELNTEIAVETKKKQIRETQLDAEAAVKQKQNQMREEQLAFDTAMEDKKQQLIELAVANKKAEADAKAYELGAVMRSLQGVEPGVLQAMANLGMKPDKLIAIAFQELAENAQKIGQLNITPDLLQGLMADGGAAAGARNGAGR, from the coding sequence ATGTTCGGATTCAAGTATGTAAAGTTTCAGCCTAGTGAGTATGTGATGAAGATGAAGAAGGGCCGAGTGGTACAGGAAGGGGTGGGACTGTCGTTCTACTATTATGAGCCGACTACATCAGTCGTGGTTGTTCCCGTCTCCTCGATCGATGTTCCGTTCATGTTCGAAGAGATAACGAGCGATTATCAGACGGTTACCGTGCAAGGACAGCTGACCTATAGGATTGTGGATTATCGCACAACAGCCCAAATTTTGAACTACACTTACAATTTGAAGAAGAATCAATATTTGTCGGACGATCCTGGCAGGCTGGCCCAGCGGGTCATAAATATCGCCAAAGTACTGATGAAGAAGCAGCTGGAACAGATGCCTCTGCGGGAAGCCATTCAGTCTAGCGAGCGGCTGGCTAGAAGCATCACAACCGAAATTGGCAACAACGAAGAGCTGAGCAAGCTGGGCATTGAATTAATGGGGCTGTCCATTCTAGCTGTCCTTCCGAATAAGGAAACCCAGCGGGCTCTTGAGGCACAGGCCCGGGAGGAGATTTTGCGGCAGGCTGACGAGGCGCTGTACGAGCGGCGCAACGCTTCCATTCAGCAGGAACGCCTTGTGAAGGAGAATGAGCTGAATACGGAAATTGCCGTGGAGACGAAGAAGAAGCAGATTCGCGAGACACAGCTTGATGCAGAAGCAGCCGTGAAGCAGAAGCAGAACCAGATGCGTGAAGAGCAGCTGGCATTTGATACAGCTATGGAAGATAAGAAGCAGCAGCTCATCGAGCTGGCTGTCGCGAACAAGAAGGCGGAGGCCGATGCCAAAGCATACGAACTCGGAGCCGTAATGAGATCGCTCCAAGGGGTTGAACCCGGTGTTCTGCAGGCGATGGCTAACCTTGGCATGAAGCCGGATAAGCTGATTGCAATAGCCTTTCAGGAGCTGGCGGAGAATGCGCAGAAGATCGGCCAGCTTAACATTACCCCTGATCTGCTGCAGGGCCTGATGGCTGACGGAGGTGCCGCAGCTGGAGCAAGAAATGGAGCAGGACGATGA
- a CDS encoding sugar kinase, with protein sequence MSGRVSENKIVLVKRRTRLEELIVRYNTVQQAKFYIERLGADFSDYAAEDSRYHEAVRQAVSELSLIGRVQVVEREHVPNFIFGEQDTVVVLGQDGLVANTLKYLTDQPLIGVNPDPLRWDGVLLPFTVHDLRMIVQDVFHKARPIKEVTLAKARLNDGQTLYGVNDLFIGRRTHVSARYQLSVSGQTEQQSSSGVIISTGLGATGWLKSVLAGAAGIVSHAMQQQVILEPEYLVENHHQAVSWDSQQLYYSVREPFPSRNTSAGLVFGQIAADRPLQITSQMPEDGVIFSDGVESDYLEFNAGVEATIGIAEKRGKLVV encoded by the coding sequence ATGAGCGGCAGGGTGAGCGAGAATAAGATTGTGCTTGTCAAGCGGCGGACTCGTCTGGAGGAGCTGATCGTCCGGTACAATACTGTGCAGCAGGCCAAGTTCTACATTGAACGGCTTGGCGCTGACTTCAGTGATTATGCTGCTGAAGACAGCCGGTATCATGAAGCGGTCCGTCAAGCGGTCAGTGAGCTGTCGCTGATCGGAAGGGTGCAGGTCGTCGAGCGGGAGCATGTTCCGAACTTTATCTTCGGGGAGCAGGATACAGTGGTCGTGCTTGGACAGGATGGCCTGGTGGCCAATACGCTCAAATATTTGACCGATCAGCCGCTCATTGGTGTCAATCCCGACCCGCTGCGCTGGGACGGAGTGCTGCTCCCCTTCACAGTTCATGATTTGCGAATGATCGTGCAGGATGTATTTCACAAGGCCCGTCCCATCAAGGAGGTGACGCTCGCCAAGGCTCGCCTGAACGACGGCCAGACCTTGTACGGCGTGAATGATCTGTTCATCGGCCGCAGAACGCATGTGTCCGCCCGTTATCAGCTCAGCGTGTCCGGGCAGACCGAGCAGCAATCCTCCAGCGGTGTAATTATATCGACCGGACTAGGTGCAACAGGATGGCTGAAGAGCGTGCTTGCTGGGGCTGCCGGAATTGTCAGCCATGCCATGCAGCAGCAGGTTATACTGGAGCCGGAATATCTGGTGGAGAACCATCATCAGGCGGTTAGCTGGGACAGTCAGCAGTTGTATTACTCGGTTCGGGAGCCTTTTCCCAGCCGGAATACATCCGCTGGACTTGTCTTTGGGCAGATTGCCGCAGATCGCCCGCTGCAAATCACCTCACAGATGCCGGAGGACGGGGTGATCTTCAGCGATGGGGTGGAGAGCGATTATTTGGAGTTCAATGCAGGGGTTGAGGCGACAATCGGCATCGCCGAGAAGAGAGGGAAGCTGGTGGTATAA
- a CDS encoding GNAT family N-acetyltransferase: MTIICETKRLYLREYKDDDFAALHAIFSDPEHIRFYPAAFSEEQTRKWMVRNQNRYVTDGFGLWAVCLKETGKLIGDCGLIKQRVDGQEEVEIGYHIHPAFGSMGYATEAAACCMAYAFEHLNLQRVISIIAPGNEASIRVAEKAGLRFEKTEIIFNREHLIYACNN, translated from the coding sequence ATGACGATCATATGCGAGACGAAGCGTCTTTATTTAAGAGAATATAAGGACGATGACTTTGCTGCACTACATGCAATTTTCTCTGATCCGGAGCATATCCGGTTTTACCCGGCGGCCTTCTCTGAGGAGCAGACCCGGAAGTGGATGGTCAGAAATCAGAACAGGTACGTCACCGACGGATTCGGATTATGGGCGGTATGTTTAAAAGAAACGGGTAAGCTCATTGGAGACTGCGGCTTGATCAAGCAGAGGGTTGACGGCCAGGAGGAAGTGGAGATCGGCTATCATATCCATCCTGCCTTTGGCTCTATGGGTTATGCCACTGAGGCAGCGGCATGCTGCATGGCCTATGCCTTTGAGCATCTGAATTTGCAGCGAGTGATTTCCATCATTGCCCCAGGCAATGAAGCATCGATTCGGGTAGCAGAGAAAGCGGGGCTACGCTTCGAGAAAACAGAGATAATTTTTAATCGTGAGCATTTGATTTATGCCTGTAACAATTAA
- a CDS encoding O-acetyl-ADP-ribose deacetylase, with translation MVLKLIEGDITKQETDVIVNAANSSLLGGGGVDGAIHRAGGKEILEACRAIRARQGGCETGEAVLTTAGRLPSRFVIHTVGPVWQGGQNREEALLKSCYVKSLQLAREAGARSVSFPNISTGIYGYPKELAAAAAVQAVRDYAEDRAAVGIEEIRFVCFAAENYRIYQEILQRL, from the coding sequence GTGGTGCTAAAGCTGATCGAGGGCGATATCACAAAGCAGGAGACAGATGTCATTGTTAATGCGGCGAACAGCAGCCTGCTGGGCGGCGGCGGCGTGGATGGTGCTATACATCGTGCAGGTGGCAAGGAGATCCTAGAAGCGTGTAGGGCGATTAGAGCTAGACAAGGTGGCTGTGAGACCGGCGAAGCGGTGCTGACGACAGCAGGAAGGCTCCCATCCCGCTTTGTGATCCATACGGTGGGACCGGTATGGCAGGGCGGACAGAACCGGGAAGAGGCGCTGCTTAAGAGCTGCTATGTGAAATCTTTGCAGTTGGCACGGGAGGCAGGTGCCCGTTCTGTATCTTTTCCGAATATTAGCACAGGCATCTATGGCTATCCCAAGGAACTGGCTGCTGCCGCAGCGGTTCAGGCTGTGAGAGATTATGCTGAAGATAGGGCGGCAGTGGGCATAGAGGAGATCAGGTTCGTCTGTTTTGCTGCGGAGAATTACAGGATTTATCAAGAGATTCTGCAGCGGCTATAG
- a CDS encoding ATP-binding protein has protein sequence MKQRVHIFGASGSGTTTLGSALCRVIPHEHLDSDNYLWEQKFSQLRPAEKRLALIKEDLEQRQPWILTGAVCGWGDSLKPYFDLVVFLYIPPEIRMERLLKREVERYGDAILPGGSLHEEHVKFMEWASLYDTAGPEVRSRRLHEAWMADLKCPVLRLEEDLTVQERVNRILPWLSPCTSC, from the coding sequence ATGAAGCAAAGGGTTCATATATTCGGGGCTTCGGGTTCGGGGACGACTACGCTCGGCAGTGCTCTGTGCCGGGTAATACCCCATGAACATTTGGACAGCGATAACTATTTATGGGAACAGAAATTCAGTCAGCTAAGGCCTGCGGAGAAGCGGCTAGCTTTGATTAAGGAAGACCTGGAGCAGCGCCAACCTTGGATTTTAACCGGAGCCGTTTGCGGGTGGGGCGATTCTTTAAAACCCTACTTTGATCTTGTAGTGTTTCTCTATATTCCGCCGGAGATCAGGATGGAGCGGCTTCTCAAACGGGAAGTAGAGAGGTACGGGGATGCAATTCTTCCAGGCGGAAGTCTTCATGAAGAGCATGTGAAATTTATGGAGTGGGCTTCATTATATGATACAGCTGGGCCTGAGGTCAGAAGCAGAAGGCTGCATGAAGCGTGGATGGCAGACCTGAAATGCCCGGTGCTTCGGCTGGAAGAAGACTTAACCGTTCAGGAGCGGGTGAATCGGATTCTGCCTTGGCTCTCACCTTGCACAAGCTGCTGA
- a CDS encoding DinB family protein produces MEEQQDFKLCFLKITLYRMTDTYWPKLRKVLESLNTDQLWAEPYPGGNSIGGIALHVCEHLHRSCLRMTGSTAALSSDFQYYFPDAGTPVSEVLQQLEGQWTEWAEVINSLIQEAHRFTEEHLHHLYHLVEHTGYHLGQIIDRAQGITGTFFRFYDAGLSEQALRVRIEEDRRGE; encoded by the coding sequence ATGGAGGAACAACAGGATTTCAAGCTTTGCTTTCTGAAAATTACGCTGTATCGAATGACGGATACCTACTGGCCTAAGCTCAGAAAGGTACTGGAAAGCCTAAATACGGATCAGCTCTGGGCCGAGCCCTATCCTGGTGGCAACTCCATAGGCGGTATTGCCCTTCATGTCTGCGAACATCTTCACAGAAGCTGTCTGCGGATGACCGGCTCTACGGCGGCTTTATCCTCGGACTTTCAATATTATTTTCCAGATGCGGGAACCCCGGTTAGCGAGGTGCTGCAGCAGCTGGAGGGGCAGTGGACAGAGTGGGCCGAGGTTATCAATTCGCTAATCCAGGAAGCGCATCGTTTTACAGAGGAACATCTGCATCATCTCTATCATTTAGTGGAACATACGGGCTATCATTTAGGGCAAATTATTGACCGGGCACAGGGCATTACTGGAACCTTTTTCCGCTTCTATGATGCAGGCTTAAGTGAGCAGGCCTTGCGAGTGCGGATTGAGGAAGATCGGCGAGGAGAGTAA